A window of bacterium contains these coding sequences:
- a CDS encoding bacteriohemerythrin: MAIIQWSDRFSVKIQQIDNQHKKWVDIINRLHDAMVGGKGADVIGSVLLEVVNYGKMHLDYEEQLMAKYGYPDLAAHKFEHDVLKKKIADLHAKFQAGNKFLTLDVMNMLKDWLMQHIEGVDKKYTEHFLAKGLS; the protein is encoded by the coding sequence CGATTTTCGGTTAAGATTCAGCAAATCGACAATCAGCACAAAAAATGGGTGGATATCATCAATCGACTCCATGATGCAATGGTTGGTGGAAAAGGTGCCGATGTTATCGGTTCGGTATTGCTTGAAGTAGTGAATTATGGAAAAATGCATCTCGATTACGAGGAGCAATTGATGGCGAAGTATGGGTATCCCGATCTTGCTGCCCACAAATTCGAGCATGATGTACTAAAGAAAAAAATTGCCGATTTGCATGCGAAGTTTCAAGCCGGGAACAAATTCCTAACCTTGGATGTGATGAATATGTTGAAAGACTGGTTGATGCAACACATCGAGGGCGTGGACAAAAAGTACACTGAGCATTTTCTTGCGAAAGGATTATCCTAA
- a CDS encoding ATP-dependent Clp protease adaptor ClpS, protein MMRPDDSSGIPRRKPTILAETSPALPGEGTDIPSQVVLFDDEVHTFAEVVFQLMLATGCSPETGLQTAWEVHTKGKAIAFAGALIECLTVAEILRKISLRVEVQVGS, encoded by the coding sequence ATGATGAGACCAGACGATTCTTCCGGTATTCCACGCCGGAAACCAACGATACTCGCCGAAACCTCTCCCGCATTACCGGGGGAGGGGACGGATATACCCTCGCAAGTCGTCTTGTTCGACGATGAAGTACACACCTTTGCCGAAGTGGTTTTCCAATTGATGCTGGCGACCGGATGCAGTCCGGAAACGGGACTACAAACTGCTTGGGAAGTCCACACCAAGGGCAAAGCCATCGCATTTGCCGGTGCGCTCATCGAGTGCCTGACGGTTGCCGAAATTCTCCGGAAAATCTCGCTGCGGGTCGAAGTCCAAGTCGGCTCGTAA